ATCCGAGTAATTAAGGCTTTTAATCAAACCCAAAAAGAACTCCAAGCATTTAAGCAGCAAAATATGCTCTTAAGTCGCCACCAATATCAAGCTGCTACCCTAGCCAATGTCTTGAATCCTATGACTTTTTTAGTGGTCAATCTTACCCTGTTAATCTTGATTTGGCAAGGAAGTTGGCAAGTAGCTCATAGATCGCTTAGTCAGGGCATGTTGGTTGCTTTAATTAATTACCTCTTGCAGATTTTGGCAGAACTTTTGAAAATGACCATGTTGATGGGAACCATCAATCAAAGTGTAACAGCCGCAAAACGGATTAATCAGGTGTTTGTTTTAGCTGATGAAGCGCCTTTGCCCTTACTTAAAGATGGTCCTATTTCAACTCATCTGTTGACCATCCGGCACTTGACCTTTACTTATCCAGGAGCAGCAGAGCCAAGTCTGTATGATATTCAGTTAAGTGCTGATCAGGGAGAATGGATTGGCATCATTGGTGGTACTGGAGCAGGCAAAACGACTTTGATTGACTTGATCTGCCAAACTTATTCACAATATAGTGGTGAGATTAGTCTTAATTGGCAAGGAGAAGTGCCAAAAACACTAACCGAGTGGCGAAATGTGATTGCTCTTGTTCCTCAAAAAGCTCAATTATTTAAAGGAACGATTAGAAGTAACCTCCTACTGGGACAATCAATGCCTATTAGTGATGAGGAACTGTGGCGGGCTCTTGAATTGGCTCAAGCAAAAGAGTTTGTCGCTGCCTTACCAGAACAATTAGAGGCACCTGTTGAAGCCTTCGGCCGTCATTTTTCAGGAGGGCAACGGCAACGTCTAGCTATTGCCAGAGCACTTCTGAAGCCAAAACCCATTTTGATTTTGGATGATGCCAGTTCCGCCTTAGACAATGAGACTCGAGGACGACTTTTTAAAGCTCTAAAAGAAGAGTTATCAGATGTTTTAGTGATTCTAGTCACGCAATCTATTAAGAATTTGCAGTTTGCTGATAAGATTTTAGTGTTGGAACAGGGCCATCAATTGGATTTTGCCAGTCATGACCAGTTAAAAGTAAGCAATGCACTTTATCAAGAAATGCTAGCGCTTTACGTGAAGGGGGAGCAAAAATGATTAAAACAGATCATCACCTCCTAAAGCGAGTGCTTCAGGATTTGTTAAAAAAACCTCTACCTGTTTGTATTCTCGTGATCGCTAGTTTTGTACAAGTTGGTTTAAGTGTTTACTTGCCTGTTCTTATCGGTAAAGCCGTTGATATGAGTTTGTCAGTCAATTCTTGGCAAACTTTAAAATGGCTGTTGGGGCAAATGTTAGTTATTATTGTGGTCAACACATTGATTCAATGGGTGATGCCTCTTGTCTATAGTCGTTTGCTATATCAATATAGCCAGCAATTGAAAGATAAGCTTTTGGAAAAAATTCATCGTCTTCCTTTTGCATATCTAGATCGTCAAACCATTGGAGATTTGGTTAGTCGAGTGATAACCGACACTGAGCAACTGATCAATGGTCTACAAATGGTTTTTAACCAGTTTATACTTGGACTATTGACGATTCTGTGTACCATTATAGCTATGGCACAGATTGACTGGCTCATGTTAATCTTGGTTTTGGTGTTAACACCAAGCTCCCTCTTTTTAGCTCGTTTTATTGCTCAAAAGAGTTTTCATTATGCACAAGCACAGACCAAAAGCAGAGGAAATTTAGCTCAGTTTACTGAAGAAATCCTTCGTCAAGAAGGTTTGGTTCAACTGTTTAATGCTCAAGAGCAGTCTATCTGTGATTATCATGTTTTAAATAAAACCTATTGCGAGGCTTCACAAAAAGCCATTTTTTACGCCTCAACAGTCAATCCAGCCACTCGCTTTATTAATAGTGTCATTTATGCTTTACTGGCAGGTTTAGGGGCTGTTCGTATCATGGCTGGACTTTTTTCAGTAGGTCAGCTAACCACTTTTTTAAATGTTGTTGTCCAATATACCAAACCTTTCAACGATATTTCATCTGTCTTGGCAGAGATACAGAGTTCTTTAGCTTGTGCGCAAAGGCTTTATGACCTTTTAGATATTGAAATAAAAGAGCAAGAGCACTTTCTAACATTTAAGGCATCAGCGGTTAAGGGGCAAATTGACTTTGAAGAAGTAAGTTTTTCTTATCAAAAAGACAGGCCCTTACTGAAAGATATTAATTTTTCTGTTCCTGCGGGTTCCAAGGTAGCGATTGTAGGGCCTACAGGTGCAGGTAAATCAACTTTAATCAATTTACTCATGCGCTTTTATGAACTTGATGCTGGTAGCATCAAGTTAGATAAAGTTCCTATTAAGTGTTATGCTAAGGAAGAACTTAGGTCCATTACTGGCATAGTATTGCAAGAAACCTGGTTGAAAGATGCGACTGTTCATGAGTTGATTGCTTACGGCAGTGAAGAGGCTAGCCGTGATGAAGTAGTGGCAGCAGCCAAAGCAGCTCATGCACACTTCTTTATTATGCAACTTCCTAAGACTTATGATACTTACTTAAGTGCTTCTGATGATGCTTTGTCCCAAGGGCAGCTCCAGTTATTAGCTATTGCCAGAATGTTTTTGAAAAAACCAAAAGTCTTGGTTCTAGATGAAGCCACCTCCTCTATTGATATTAGAACAGAAGCTGTTATTCAAGAGGCACTAAAAGAACTCATGAGAGGAAGGACCAGCTTTATCATTGCCCATCGTTTATCAACGATTCAATCAGCTGATTTGATTCTTGTTATGGATCAAGGTCGATTGGTTGAGTGGGGAACACATGCCAGCTTAATGTCAAAAAACGGCTGTTATGCTAGATTACAAAAGATAGAATAAAGTTCGTCTTTTAACAAAGGTTAACTTTTTAAGCCTTCCTAAAGTTAGTTAATTAACAAACTTTAAGCTGTTATATAAAAAAATAACAGCGAAAAAGCGGACGATCTTTTTTTATAAGTGAGAAAAAACAGTTGACTAAAGAAGAAATAACTCAAAAAAGTGAGCAATATATTTGGAAGCGTTTTTTGACTGTGGTATAATAGAGCCCTATATAATATTGTGAAATGAGGAACAAAATATATGAGTAAAATCGTTGTTGTTGGTGCAAACCATGCTGGTACGGCCTGTATCAAGACTATGTTAACAAACTACGGTGATGCTAATGAGATTGTTGTATTTGACCAAAACTCAAATATTTCATTTTTAGGCTGTGGTATGGCACTTTGGATTGGTGAGCAAATTGCTGGACCAGAAGGACTTTTCTATTCAGATAAAGAAGAATTAGAGTCTTTAGGGGCTAAAGTTTACATGGAATCACCTGTTCAATCAATCGACTACGATGCCAAAACAGTGACAGCGCTTGTTGATGGTAAAAACCACGTGGAAACTTACGACAAGTTGATTTTTGCAACTGGCTCACAACCTATCTTACCACCGATTAAAGGTGCCGAAATCAAAGAAGGATCACTTGAATTTGAAGCAACTCTTGAAAATCTTCAATTTGTGAAGTTATACCAAAACTCAGCTGATGTGATTGCAAAGCTTGAAAACAAAGACATTAAACGTGTAGCCGTAGTTGGTGCTGGTTACATTGGTGTTGAGTTAGCTGAAGCTTTCCAACGCAAAGGCAAAGAAGTGGTTCTGATTGATGTCGTGGACACTTGCTTGGCAGGTTATTACGACCGTGATTTGACTGACTTAATGGCTAAAAACATGGAAGAACATGGTATTCAACTAGCCTTTGGTGAAACAGTTAAAGAAGTAGCTGGTAATGGTAAGGTTGAAAAGATCATTACTGACAAAAATGAGTACGATGTGGATATGGTTATCCTCGCCGTTGGTTTCCGTCCAAACACAACTCTTGGAAATGGTAAGATTGATCTTTTCCGTAATGGTGCTTTCCTTGTCAATAAACGCCAAGAAACTTCTATTCCAGGTGTTTATGCTATCGGTGACTGTGCAACTATCTACGATAATGCTACTCGCGATACAAACTACATTGCTTTAGCTTCAAATGCCGTCCGTACAGGAATTGTAGCAGCACATAACGCTTGTGGTACAGACCTTGAAGGTATTGGCGTTCAAGGCTCAAACGGTATTTCCATTTACGGATTGCACATGGTTTCAACTGGTTTGACACTTGAAAAAGCAAAACGTCTTGGTTTTGATGCTGCAGTGACTGAGTATACTGATAACCAAAAACCTGAATTTATCGAACACGGTAACTTCCCAGTAACCATTAAGATTGTTTACGATAAAGACTCACGTCGTATCTTGGGTGCTCAAATGGCAGCCCGTGAAGATGTGTCAATGGGAATTCACATGTTCTCACTTGCTATCCAAGAAGGCGTAACCATTGAAAAGTTGGCATTAACTGATATTTTCTTCTTACCACATTTCAACAAACCTTACAACTACATCACAATGGCAGCACTTGGTGCCAAAGACTAGTATCTGATAGGAAAAAGCCAGAGCAGTTCAGCAGCACTGGCTTTTTTGCTTTTTAATTGTTGCAACCTGAAAAGTTCTAAACTTATGATTATCCTCTTATAGCACGTTGGAAAAGGAATATCAGGCAAAACAAAAAGAGACCGAAGTCTCTTTTGTGATTAGTTTTTAGCAGCAGAAGCAAATTCTTCCTTAGCAAAGGCTTCATCAATGATAGCTTTCAATTGATTTGCAGAGGCTTGCATTTTTTGTAATTCAGCATCGTTAAGTGGAATGTTTACTGGACGAACAATTCCATACGCTCCAACGATAGCTGGTTGACCAATATAGCAATCTTCAACACCTTCGTATTGACCTTCTTGGAAAACAGAAAGCGGAAGAACAGCATTTTCATCATCAAGAATAGCTTTTGTAATACGAGCTAGGGCAACTGCAATACCGTAGAAAGTAGCACCTTTTTTATTGATGATTGAGTAAGCAGCATCACGTACAGAAATGAAAAGATCAACTAGGCCTTGCTCATCAATGTCACGATTAGCTTGGAGCCAGTCGTAAAGACCTACACCAGCAACGTTAGCGTGTGACCAAACAGCAAATTCAGAGTCACCGTGTTCTCCCATGATGTAAGCGTGAACCGAACGCGCATCAACACCGATTTTAGCAGCCAGAGCTTGACGGAAACGGGCTGAATCTAGAGATGTACCTGAACCAATGACACGCTCTTTAGGGAAACCTGAGAATTTCCATGTTGAGTAAGTCAAAACGTCAACTGGGTTAGCAGCAACAAGAAAGATTCCTTTGAAACCAGATGCAACGATTTGTGTAACAACCTCTTTATTGATACGAAGGTTTTTTTCAACAAGGTCAAGGCGTGTTTCACCTGGTTTTTGAGGAGCACCAGCTGTTAAGACAACAAGATCAGCATCATGACAGTCTGAGTAGTCAGCTGCATAGATTTTTTTAGGTGATGTAAAAGCTAGAGCGTGGCTTAAATCTTCTGCATCTCCTTGAGTTTTTTCTTTAAAAATATCAATAATACCAAGTTCTTGAGCAATATTTTGTGTTACCAATGCAAAAGCGTATGATGAACCGACGGCACCATCACCGACCAAGATTACTTTTTTGTGTTGTTTAGTTGCAGTCATTTCTAAACATCTCCTTAATTTTATTAGAGCAAAAGCTCATACGGTCTTATTTTAACATATTGATAATTGTTTGTCATTGAATTCAGAAAAATAATGAAAATAGTTTACTGATAACGCTTCCAATAAGAAAAAATAAGGAATTTATGGTATAATGAAATCTAGTATTGACTAGAAAAGGAGCATTCCTTAAATGCAAGATCGAAATTTAATTGACGTCAATCTGACAAGTGAAATGAAAACGAGTTTCATTGACTATGCCATGAGTGTCATTGTGGCAAGAGCTTTGCCAGATGTGCGTGATGGTCTGAAACCTGTGCATCGTCGTATTCTCTATGGGATGAATGAACTCGGTGTGACACCTGATAAACCGCATAAAAAATCTGCTCGTATTACGGGTGATGTCATGGGTAAATATCACCCGCATGGGGATTCTTCTATTTATGAAGCTATGGTTCGTATGGCTCAGTGGTGGAGTTATCGCCATATGCTTGTTGATGGGCATGGCAATTTTGGTTCTATGGATGGTGATGGTGCTGCCGCTCAACGTTATACTGAAGCGCGCATGAGTAAAATTGCGCTTGAATTATTAAGGGATATCAATAAAAATACCGTTAATTTTCAAGATAACTACGATGGAAGCGAAAGAGAACCAGTAGTATTACCAGCTCGCTTTCCTAATTTATTAGTCAATGGAGCGACAGGGATTGCCGTTGGGATGGCAACTAACATTCCGCCTCATAATTTGGCAGAGTCTATTGATGCTGTCAAGATGGTAATGGAACATCCAGACTGTACAACAAGAGAGTTGATGGAAGTGATCCCTGGACCTGACTTTCCGACTGGTGCCCTTGTTATGGGGCGCTCAGGTATTCATAGGGCTTATGATACTGGTAAAGGTTCTATCGTTTTACGCTCTCGAACAGAAATTGAAACAACTCAAACAGGTCGGGAACGTATTGTGGTTACTGAATTTCCCTATGGCGTCAATAAAACGAAAGTGCATGAACACATTGTTCGTTTAGCACAAGAAAAAAGACTAGAAGGTATTACAGCAGTTCGTGACGAATCTAGCCGTGAAGGAGTGCGTTTTGTTATCGAGATTCGTCGAGAGGCATCCGCGACAGTTATCTTAAATAACCTCTTTAAATTAACAAGTCTTCAGACGAATTTCAGTTTTAATATGTTGGCTATTGAAAATGGTGTGCCTAAAATATTGTCACTCAGACAAATCATTGATAATTACATTAGTCATCAAAAAGAAGTTATTATACGTCGCACCCGATTTGATAAAGATAAAGCTGAAGCCAGAGCTCATATTTTAGAAGGCTTACTGATTGCCCTTGATCATTTAGACGAAGTGATTGCTATTATTCGTAACAGCGAGACAGATGTCATTGCTCAGACAGAATTGATGTCACGTTTCGACTTGTCTGAACGCCAAAGCCAAGCTATTTTGGATATGCGTTTGCGTCGTTTGACTGGTTTGGAACGTGATAAGATTCAATCAGAATATGATGATTTGTTGGCCTTGATTGCTGACTTATCTGATATTTTAGCCAAACCAGAACGTATTATCACTATCATCAAAGAAGAAATGGATGAGATCAAGCGTAAATACGCTAACCCGCGCCGTACAGAATTAATGGTCGGTGAAGTCCTTTCTCTAGAAGATGAAGATCTAATTGAAGAAGAAGATGTTTTGATTACCTTGTCAAATAAAGGTTATATCAAGCGTCTTGCTCAAGATGAATTTCGTGCCCAGAAGCGTGGTGGACGTGGCGTCCAAGGAACTGGAGTCAACAATGACGACTTTGTACGTGAATTGATATCAACAAGTACCCATGATACTTTGCTCTTCTTTACGAATTTTGGGCGTGTCTATCGGTTGAAAGCTTACGAAATTCCAGAATATGGTCGTACAGCAAAAGGTCTTCCAATTGTTAATCTATTGAAATTAGAAGATGGTGAAACCATTCAAACTATTATCAACGCACGTAAGGAAGAAACAGCAGGTAAATCCTTCTTCTTTACAACGAAACAAGGCATTGTCAAACGTACAGAAGTTTCAGAATTTAATAATATCCGTCAAAACGGTCTCCGTGCTCTTAAGTTGAAAGAGGGAGATCAGCTGATTAACGTCCTTTTGACAAGCGGTCAGGATGACATTATCATTGGAACTCATTCCGGATATTCTGTTCGTTTTAATGAAGCAAGCATCCGCAACATGGGCCGATCAGCTACGGGTGTTCGCGGGGTTAAGCTTCGTGAAGATGATCGCGTTGTTGGCGCGTCACGTATTCAAGATAACCAAGAAGTTCTTGTAATTACCGAAAATGGCTTTGGTAAGAGAACAAGTGCTACAGACTATCCTACAAAAGGTAGGGGGGGAAAAGGAATAAAAACAGCTAATATTACCCCTAAAAATGGTCAATTGGCTGGATTGGTTACCGTAGATGGTACAGAAGATATCATGGTGATTACAAATAAAGGTGTCATTATTCGCACAAATGTTGCAAATATTTCGCAAACAGGTCGTGCTACTTTGGGTGTTAAAATTATGAAACTAGATGCTGATGCTAAGATTGTAACATTTACCTTGGTTCAGCCTGAAGACAGTAGTATCGCTGAAATCAATACTGATCGTGAAAATAGTATTTCAAAAAATAAAGATAATTAATCATAATAAGGAGTAAAAAATGGTAAAAAAACAAAAGCGTCGAAAAATAAAATCCATGTCTTGGGCAAGAAAACTACTAATAGCTGTACTTTTAATTCTAGGTTTAGCATTGCTTTTTAACAAACCTATCCGAAATACATTAATTGCTCGAAACTCTAATAAATATCAAGTAACGAAAGTTTCGAAAAAACAAATCAAAAAGAATAAAGAGGCTAAGTCAACATTTGATTTCCAAGCCGTAGAGCCAGTTAGTACAGAGAGTGTCTTGCAAGCACAAATGGCGGCTCAGCAACTTCCTGTTATAGGGGGCATTGCCATACCAGAGCTTGGCATTAATTTACCAATTTTTAAAGGTTTAGGAAATACTGAGCTTATTTATGGCGCAGGAACGATGAAAGAAGAACAAGTTATGGGAGGAGAAAATAATTATTCTCTTGCCAGTCATCATATTTTTGGAATTACAGGTTCATCTCAAATGCTCTTTTCGCCGCTTGAAAGAGCACAAAATGGGATGTCCATCTATTTAACAGATAAAGAAAAAATTTACGAATACATCATAAAAGATGTTTTCACGGTAGCTCCTGAACGCGTTGATGTTATCGATGATACAGCTGGTCTCAAAGAAGTGACTTTAGTGACTTGTACAGATATCGAAGCAACAGAACGTATTATTGTCAAAGGAGAACTAAAAACAGAATACGATTTTGATAAAGCGCCCGCCGATGTATTGAAAGCTTTTAATCATTCTTATAACCAAGTATCTACCTAGATATATCTTAAATATAATATTTAAAAAGTAGGACCATAGAGAAAATTTATCTCATCCTACTTTTTTTGAAAGGAGAAATATGATGAAACTAAATGCCATTCATCACGTTGCTATTATTGTATCTGATTATCATCTGTCAAAAGATTTTTATGTGAATAAACTCGGATTTGAAATTATCAGAGAAAATTATCGTCCTGACAAGCATGATTACAAATTAGATTTATCTTGTGGTCGTATTGAATTGGAGATTTTTGGTAAGGTGACAAGTGACCCCAACTATCAAGCTCCTCCTAAACGTGTAAGTGAACCAGAATTTAAAAGTGAGGCCTGTGGTTTGAGGCACCTTGCATTTCGTGTTACCAACATTGAGAGTTATGTAGATGATCTAAAGAGCTTAGGAATTCCAGTGGAGCCTATCAGGCATGATGATTACACAGGTGAGAAAATGACTTTCTTTTTTGATCCGGATGGTTTGCCTTTAGAATTACATGAATAGACTTATTAGGTTAACGACTGGATCGTGCTATAAAACTCGTTAAAAATAGTTATTTGTTGTATCTTCATTTGCTTGATTAATCTCTTTTGATCGTTAAATGATTTGGTTAACTTTCAAAGTGAAGAGCAATTTTTGGAGTAATCTTGTCGAAGTTTTTTAATAGAATAACTATAGGAAAAGCAAAATATTTGACGATAAACTCTTACAGTGTTATAATGACAATATAAGTTAATAACTGTGTTGTCACTTTGTTGAAATGTTTTCGTATTAATGTTTTTTTATCTATTGCGATAGATAATTTTACTTCAATTTTTGATTGAAAATACTAAAATAAGTGATGTGGTCACTTTGACAACCATTTATTGGTCCTTTTAGATAAGACAATTTTGTGGCTCTTCAGTTGAAAGGATGTGTTGTTGATGTTAGAGGAAACAATCATGTTAAATTAACTCAGGCTTAAAGACCAAAAAAGGAGTGAAGTCTATTATGAAAAAAAGAAATTTTAAACTTACAGAAATGTTACAATTGGTTTTATTAGTGGTTCCTGCTGTAAAACTTGCTAAAAAAATGTTTAACGATAGTAAAACACCGTCTAAAAGAAAGTAGGTCTACAATGACTAAAAAAAATCATGGCGTTTTTTGGGGGTTGTTGCTTGGATCAGCAGCAGCTAGCATTGCTTACTTAAGTTTATCGTCTTCC
The genomic region above belongs to Streptococcus pyogenes and contains:
- a CDS encoding class A sortase; this translates as MVKKQKRRKIKSMSWARKLLIAVLLILGLALLFNKPIRNTLIARNSNKYQVTKVSKKQIKKNKEAKSTFDFQAVEPVSTESVLQAQMAAQQLPVIGGIAIPELGINLPIFKGLGNTELIYGAGTMKEEQVMGGENNYSLASHHIFGITGSSQMLFSPLERAQNGMSIYLTDKEKIYEYIIKDVFTVAPERVDVIDDTAGLKEVTLVTCTDIEATERIIVKGELKTEYDFDKAPADVLKAFNHSYNQVST
- the nox gene encoding H2O-forming NADH oxidase translates to MSKIVVVGANHAGTACIKTMLTNYGDANEIVVFDQNSNISFLGCGMALWIGEQIAGPEGLFYSDKEELESLGAKVYMESPVQSIDYDAKTVTALVDGKNHVETYDKLIFATGSQPILPPIKGAEIKEGSLEFEATLENLQFVKLYQNSADVIAKLENKDIKRVAVVGAGYIGVELAEAFQRKGKEVVLIDVVDTCLAGYYDRDLTDLMAKNMEEHGIQLAFGETVKEVAGNGKVEKIITDKNEYDVDMVILAVGFRPNTTLGNGKIDLFRNGAFLVNKRQETSIPGVYAIGDCATIYDNATRDTNYIALASNAVRTGIVAAHNACGTDLEGIGVQGSNGISIYGLHMVSTGLTLEKAKRLGFDAAVTEYTDNQKPEFIEHGNFPVTIKIVYDKDSRRILGAQMAAREDVSMGIHMFSLAIQEGVTIEKLALTDIFFLPHFNKPYNYITMAALGAKD
- a CDS encoding ABC transporter ATP-binding protein; its protein translation is MKRLRPYVKGYLKESILGPLFKLLEALFELLVPLLIANMIDISISQHNSQGILRVVLTLFGLATIGLLLSVTAQYFSSKAAVGFTRQMTDDLFKKIMFLSKEDQDHLGYASLLSRLTSDSFQIQTGINQFLRLFLRAPIIVCGAMVMAYWISPSLTLWFVMMVIVLLTLVFVMSHLLGPLYLLIRRETDHLVRLTSQQLQGIRVIKAFNQTQKELQAFKQQNMLLSRHQYQAATLANVLNPMTFLVVNLTLLILIWQGSWQVAHRSLSQGMLVALINYLLQILAELLKMTMLMGTINQSVTAAKRINQVFVLADEAPLPLLKDGPISTHLLTIRHLTFTYPGAAEPSLYDIQLSADQGEWIGIIGGTGAGKTTLIDLICQTYSQYSGEISLNWQGEVPKTLTEWRNVIALVPQKAQLFKGTIRSNLLLGQSMPISDEELWRALELAQAKEFVAALPEQLEAPVEAFGRHFSGGQRQRLAIARALLKPKPILILDDASSALDNETRGRLFKALKEELSDVLVILVTQSIKNLQFADKILVLEQGHQLDFASHDQLKVSNALYQEMLALYVKGEQK
- a CDS encoding VOC family protein — translated: MKLNAIHHVAIIVSDYHLSKDFYVNKLGFEIIRENYRPDKHDYKLDLSCGRIELEIFGKVTSDPNYQAPPKRVSEPEFKSEACGLRHLAFRVTNIESYVDDLKSLGIPVEPIRHDDYTGEKMTFFFDPDGLPLELHE
- the gyrA gene encoding DNA gyrase subunit A, with the translated sequence MQDRNLIDVNLTSEMKTSFIDYAMSVIVARALPDVRDGLKPVHRRILYGMNELGVTPDKPHKKSARITGDVMGKYHPHGDSSIYEAMVRMAQWWSYRHMLVDGHGNFGSMDGDGAAAQRYTEARMSKIALELLRDINKNTVNFQDNYDGSEREPVVLPARFPNLLVNGATGIAVGMATNIPPHNLAESIDAVKMVMEHPDCTTRELMEVIPGPDFPTGALVMGRSGIHRAYDTGKGSIVLRSRTEIETTQTGRERIVVTEFPYGVNKTKVHEHIVRLAQEKRLEGITAVRDESSREGVRFVIEIRREASATVILNNLFKLTSLQTNFSFNMLAIENGVPKILSLRQIIDNYISHQKEVIIRRTRFDKDKAEARAHILEGLLIALDHLDEVIAIIRNSETDVIAQTELMSRFDLSERQSQAILDMRLRRLTGLERDKIQSEYDDLLALIADLSDILAKPERIITIIKEEMDEIKRKYANPRRTELMVGEVLSLEDEDLIEEEDVLITLSNKGYIKRLAQDEFRAQKRGGRGVQGTGVNNDDFVRELISTSTHDTLLFFTNFGRVYRLKAYEIPEYGRTAKGLPIVNLLKLEDGETIQTIINARKEETAGKSFFFTTKQGIVKRTEVSEFNNIRQNGLRALKLKEGDQLINVLLTSGQDDIIIGTHSGYSVRFNEASIRNMGRSATGVRGVKLREDDRVVGASRIQDNQEVLVITENGFGKRTSATDYPTKGRGGKGIKTANITPKNGQLAGLVTVDGTEDIMVITNKGVIIRTNVANISQTGRATLGVKIMKLDADAKIVTFTLVQPEDSSIAEINTDRENSISKNKDN
- a CDS encoding ABC transporter ATP-binding protein, which encodes MIKTDHHLLKRVLQDLLKKPLPVCILVIASFVQVGLSVYLPVLIGKAVDMSLSVNSWQTLKWLLGQMLVIIVVNTLIQWVMPLVYSRLLYQYSQQLKDKLLEKIHRLPFAYLDRQTIGDLVSRVITDTEQLINGLQMVFNQFILGLLTILCTIIAMAQIDWLMLILVLVLTPSSLFLARFIAQKSFHYAQAQTKSRGNLAQFTEEILRQEGLVQLFNAQEQSICDYHVLNKTYCEASQKAIFYASTVNPATRFINSVIYALLAGLGAVRIMAGLFSVGQLTTFLNVVVQYTKPFNDISSVLAEIQSSLACAQRLYDLLDIEIKEQEHFLTFKASAVKGQIDFEEVSFSYQKDRPLLKDINFSVPAGSKVAIVGPTGAGKSTLINLLMRFYELDAGSIKLDKVPIKCYAKEELRSITGIVLQETWLKDATVHELIAYGSEEASRDEVVAAAKAAHAHFFIMQLPKTYDTYLSASDDALSQGQLQLLAIARMFLKKPKVLVLDEATSSIDIRTEAVIQEALKELMRGRTSFIIAHRLSTIQSADLILVMDQGRLVEWGTHASLMSKNGCYARLQKIE
- a CDS encoding L-lactate dehydrogenase, which translates into the protein MTATKQHKKVILVGDGAVGSSYAFALVTQNIAQELGIIDIFKEKTQGDAEDLSHALAFTSPKKIYAADYSDCHDADLVVLTAGAPQKPGETRLDLVEKNLRINKEVVTQIVASGFKGIFLVAANPVDVLTYSTWKFSGFPKERVIGSGTSLDSARFRQALAAKIGVDARSVHAYIMGEHGDSEFAVWSHANVAGVGLYDWLQANRDIDEQGLVDLFISVRDAAYSIINKKGATFYGIAVALARITKAILDDENAVLPLSVFQEGQYEGVEDCYIGQPAIVGAYGIVRPVNIPLNDAELQKMQASANQLKAIIDEAFAKEEFASAAKN